The Oligoflexia bacterium genome includes a window with the following:
- a CDS encoding peptide ABC transporter substrate-binding protein produces the protein MNRNYLIRSIILFSVILSLGACDYLKFGSKSSLNTDDFKRQETLFLGLFTSPVNFDWNKPLNFSETTIVTNIMDGLTKLQTVNGEVKVQPALAQSWEVSLDGQRVTFKLRENIKWSNGKILKAQEFIDGFKRLLNSNNPVTACNFLFTIKNAENFYLRKTTNFSDVGITAKDDYTLIFNLNHPVPYFPMIFANPATFPIHREPTKDFSKTVTLGPYKIVKLATKYGILVRHDKYYGRKPSVKNLVFRYGLSAADALRFFITNQLDIIVDIPPTQGTKFLNRQELQNATTLNMIYLAFDVHQKPVSSPIMRRAIGMSIDRKEALSSINGFGDVVTGMIPPHILGYESNRGVRFDPGAAQELLKSSGYRNMEKVKPILFKIGDSGEFDALAENIVSQLKRNLEIDIKIVKENVTGKATVLEGPMMYLGQWQATVPDPDNFMNLFKGSSKQNIMGWKNREFDDYVRLASQEMNIEKRERAYAKALHTLSEEEIPVVPLIMRKQYYLVNGRVHGLYSNILNHLILKEASLE, from the coding sequence ATGAATAGAAATTATTTGATTCGTAGCATTATTCTGTTTTCAGTCATATTAAGTTTGGGTGCATGCGATTATTTAAAATTCGGTAGCAAATCATCATTAAACACGGATGATTTTAAACGCCAAGAAACTCTTTTTTTAGGCCTGTTCACAAGCCCTGTAAACTTTGATTGGAATAAGCCATTAAATTTTTCTGAGACAACCATTGTTACAAATATAATGGATGGCCTCACAAAACTTCAGACAGTTAATGGTGAAGTGAAAGTACAGCCAGCGTTAGCCCAAAGTTGGGAAGTGAGCCTTGATGGTCAACGTGTAACTTTTAAGCTTCGCGAAAATATCAAGTGGTCAAATGGGAAAATTTTAAAAGCGCAAGAATTCATAGATGGTTTTAAGCGGCTGTTAAATTCTAATAATCCTGTAACGGCTTGTAATTTTTTATTCACAATTAAAAATGCTGAGAATTTTTATTTACGTAAAACAACTAACTTCTCTGATGTAGGCATCACGGCCAAAGATGATTACACACTTATTTTTAATTTGAATCACCCTGTGCCTTATTTTCCGATGATATTTGCTAACCCTGCTACATTTCCGATTCATCGAGAGCCTACAAAAGATTTCTCTAAAACCGTGACCCTCGGGCCTTACAAAATTGTAAAGTTGGCAACAAAATATGGAATATTAGTCCGTCACGATAAATATTATGGAAGAAAACCTAGTGTTAAAAACTTAGTATTTAGATACGGCTTGTCAGCAGCCGATGCTTTGCGCTTTTTTATCACTAATCAATTAGATATCATTGTCGATATTCCTCCAACTCAAGGAACAAAATTTTTAAATCGCCAAGAACTACAAAATGCTACGACATTAAATATGATTTATCTGGCCTTTGATGTTCATCAAAAGCCTGTGTCCAGCCCAATTATGAGACGCGCAATTGGAATGTCTATTGATCGTAAAGAAGCCCTTTCAAGCATCAATGGTTTTGGTGATGTGGTCACCGGTATGATTCCTCCACATATTTTAGGTTATGAAAGTAATCGTGGTGTGCGGTTTGACCCTGGTGCAGCTCAAGAGTTATTGAAGAGTTCAGGTTATCGTAACATGGAAAAAGTTAAGCCTATCTTGTTTAAAATTGGTGATAGTGGCGAATTTGACGCTTTGGCCGAAAATATTGTGTCACAGTTAAAACGCAATTTAGAAATCGATATTAAGATCGTGAAAGAAAACGTGACGGGCAAAGCTACGGTTCTAGAAGGTCCTATGATGTATTTAGGTCAATGGCAGGCGACAGTTCCTGATCCAGATAATTTTATGAATTTGTTTAAAGGAAGTTCCAAGCAAAATATTATGGGTTGGAAAAATCGCGAGTTTGATGATTATGTACGACTTGCATCTCAAGAGATGAATATTGAAAAACGCGAGAGAGCTTACGCAAAAGCGCTTCATACATTAAGTGAAGAGGAAATTCCTGTGGTGCCGCTCATTATGAGAAAACAGTATTATCTTGTAAATGGACGAGTGCACGGTTTGTATTCTAATATTCTTAATCATTTGATTTTAAAAGAGGCGTCGCTAGAATGA
- a CDS encoding transglycosylase SLT domain-containing protein, whose translation MRKQHIALLLVFWASLSHGDVPLTSKEFGALKDKFNKEQNPVVKANQALKLGVEAYTAKDLVSSAGYLNQVLTLNSKLDDYAQFHLGLIARDNKDWTTAKKNFQSVIMHFPTSVLKIDAQNELVQIAKTEEKWAESSRILNQIVESKSSKYWSKKRRRWIRRDGSDKLPAEIVYALFETNAALKHTQAACGYARKLYVKHASFSLLKGWGFEIPQVKNSAVTFNCSVGVEDHKKRFATLLRNGEYDEIIKELYDWELKIKAGKAPKTDQAQIEIFSGRVALALGKIEAAVKHYHTAQDMLGRNYNLHLLLGKAYSETENYAAAIESYLNAYNSAGKVKDKTYALFMASFSSYQNRDYDGAARRFEELVKRWPTSKYVSDAKWHMAWIRYLKTDYEGALKEFEHLSRTKYKRDYDMLQKLKYWQAMSEFRLGNIEAARQTFNELADPKNSISYYGAAASARLASLPLPSARPAGPSFIAPPSPTPSGPSLIAPPGSASNTKPVRKVAQADLEGVALGDGSGEAELDKSVPDTVEAAEENDDDKKEEKSAEADADDETDVVDAEIPVSTFKDPALAARFDRVRELISLGFRDWARREMQLIQSSTRNSEFREMLMVEYKNAGDYHRSKQISDDYFKAKRKEKGMDAGRKYWEAAYPLAYEKTVMKWCTAYSVFPAFAWGIMRGESEYREEVKSPAGAMGLMQIMLNTARKVAKLIPYEQEFKDHFLLMPDVNIRLGIWYLKRIENTLDSSLKIDKQTTLKLPLMASSYNAGPHRTLAWLKDFGGLDTDEFIEHIPFKETRHYVKKVLTNYLIYQMLYKKEPNPLSWITKPTIKYEGPKPSTESWN comes from the coding sequence ATGAGAAAACAACATATAGCGTTATTATTGGTTTTTTGGGCTTCTTTAAGCCATGGCGATGTTCCATTAACTTCTAAAGAGTTTGGAGCACTCAAAGATAAATTTAACAAAGAACAAAACCCTGTGGTGAAAGCCAATCAGGCTCTCAAACTTGGTGTAGAGGCCTATACTGCCAAAGACTTAGTTTCGTCGGCCGGATATCTAAATCAAGTACTAACGCTTAATTCAAAACTTGATGATTATGCTCAATTTCATTTGGGATTAATTGCTCGAGATAATAAAGATTGGACAACAGCCAAAAAGAATTTTCAGTCAGTCATCATGCATTTTCCCACAAGTGTACTTAAAATTGATGCGCAAAATGAATTAGTGCAAATTGCAAAGACAGAAGAAAAGTGGGCTGAATCGTCAAGAATTTTAAATCAAATCGTCGAGAGTAAATCTTCAAAGTATTGGAGTAAAAAAAGAAGACGTTGGATCAGACGCGATGGTTCAGATAAATTGCCAGCTGAAATTGTATATGCATTGTTTGAGACAAATGCTGCATTAAAACATACACAAGCTGCATGTGGATACGCGCGTAAGCTTTACGTTAAACACGCTTCTTTTAGTTTGCTAAAAGGTTGGGGATTTGAAATTCCACAAGTTAAAAACTCGGCCGTCACTTTTAATTGCAGTGTAGGTGTTGAAGATCATAAAAAAAGATTTGCTACACTTTTAAGAAACGGTGAGTACGACGAAATCATAAAAGAACTCTATGATTGGGAATTAAAAATCAAGGCAGGTAAGGCACCTAAAACTGATCAAGCTCAAATTGAAATCTTCAGTGGGCGAGTGGCTTTAGCACTTGGAAAAATCGAAGCTGCCGTTAAACATTATCACACTGCTCAAGATATGCTGGGCCGAAATTACAACCTGCATTTGCTTTTGGGCAAAGCGTACTCTGAAACAGAAAATTATGCCGCAGCTATTGAGAGTTATCTTAATGCTTACAATTCCGCAGGAAAAGTAAAAGATAAAACCTATGCACTATTTATGGCGTCATTTTCTAGTTACCAAAATCGTGACTACGATGGTGCTGCTAGACGTTTTGAAGAACTAGTTAAAAGATGGCCAACAAGTAAATATGTCTCTGATGCAAAATGGCATATGGCATGGATTCGTTATTTAAAAACTGATTATGAAGGTGCACTCAAAGAATTTGAACATCTGTCGCGAACTAAATACAAACGCGATTACGATATGCTACAAAAATTAAAATATTGGCAAGCAATGTCTGAATTTAGATTAGGAAACATTGAAGCTGCTAGGCAAACATTTAATGAATTAGCTGATCCAAAAAACAGTATTAGTTACTACGGAGCTGCTGCTTCAGCACGCCTGGCCTCTTTACCGTTACCCTCTGCGCGTCCAGCAGGGCCATCATTTATCGCACCCCCAAGCCCCACACCTTCGGGGCCTTCACTGATCGCACCTCCGGGTTCTGCTTCAAATACAAAACCTGTACGTAAAGTTGCTCAGGCTGATTTAGAAGGTGTTGCATTGGGTGACGGAAGTGGTGAGGCAGAGTTAGATAAATCTGTTCCTGATACTGTTGAAGCCGCTGAAGAAAATGACGATGATAAAAAAGAAGAAAAATCAGCCGAAGCTGATGCCGATGATGAGACCGATGTTGTAGATGCGGAAATTCCTGTATCGACGTTTAAAGATCCTGCACTTGCTGCGCGATTTGATCGTGTGAGAGAACTCATTTCACTTGGTTTTAGAGATTGGGCGCGTCGGGAAATGCAGCTCATTCAAAGTAGCACCCGTAATAGTGAATTTCGTGAAATGCTCATGGTTGAATATAAAAATGCAGGTGATTATCATCGATCAAAACAAATCTCTGATGATTACTTTAAAGCAAAACGTAAAGAAAAGGGTATGGATGCTGGCCGCAAATATTGGGAAGCCGCTTACCCACTTGCTTACGAAAAAACAGTAATGAAATGGTGTACGGCTTATTCGGTTTTCCCTGCGTTTGCATGGGGTATCATGCGTGGTGAAAGTGAGTACCGTGAAGAAGTAAAATCCCCTGCCGGGGCCATGGGGCTCATGCAGATTATGCTCAACACAGCTCGAAAAGTTGCAAAGTTAATACCCTATGAGCAAGAGTTTAAAGATCACTTTCTTTTAATGCCAGATGTGAATATCAGATTAGGAATTTGGTATCTCAAGAGAATTGAAAATACTCTAGATTCCTCGCTTAAAATTGATAAACAAACCACACTGAAACTTCCTTTGATGGCTTCGTCATACAATGCTGGGCCACATCGAACACTAGCGTGGTTAAAAGATTTTGGCGGACTCGATACTGATGAGTTTATTGAGCACATCCCCTTTAAAGAGACGCGTCATTACGTTAAAAAAGTTCTGACCAATTATTTGATCTATCAAATGCTCTATAAAAAAGAGCCCAACCCGCTCAGCTGGATCACAAAACCCACAATTAAATATGAAGGACCCAAGCCTTCTACCGAGTCTTGGAATTGA
- the radA gene encoding DNA repair protein RadA: MQSNDPKWQGTYMAKPKSIFICQECGAQSSRWLGKCPECNAWNTYAEETVGRPETQADTARGLGRGESKVVTLSEAALESELVKRSTTSLNELDRVLGGGIVPGSFTLIGGDPGIGKSTLMLQTLANLARTGNKVLYISGEESVGQTQMRAKRLGAASENLFLASETNLDVILELAKKINPFIVVIDSIQTAFLPALQSAPGSVSQVRECAAKLMFLAKTEGVSVFLVGHITKDGSIAGPKVLEHMVDTVMSFEGDPNHQYRILRGIKNRFGPANEMGVFEMTSEGLKEVANPSELFLSERAEATPGSAVFCTVEGTRPYLVEVQALATRTNMAMPRRTSLGFDPNRVHLLLAILDKHLKLDLYAHDVFVNIAGGVKINEPAADLAVAAALLSSLKNNPITKTNCFFGELGLTGEVRGVSFPELRLKEASKLGFEKFFAPQNNHRHLKNEKGAGQIVWLENIKDLQKLI; encoded by the coding sequence GTGCAATCAAATGACCCAAAATGGCAAGGTACTTATATGGCAAAACCAAAGTCGATTTTTATATGTCAAGAATGCGGCGCCCAAAGTTCACGTTGGCTAGGCAAATGTCCTGAATGCAATGCATGGAATACCTATGCCGAAGAAACTGTGGGGCGACCTGAAACTCAAGCTGACACTGCACGAGGCCTTGGTCGTGGAGAAAGTAAAGTTGTAACCCTCAGCGAAGCCGCACTTGAATCAGAGTTGGTCAAACGCAGTACCACCTCACTTAATGAACTTGATCGCGTTTTAGGCGGAGGAATTGTTCCGGGTAGTTTCACACTTATTGGCGGTGATCCGGGTATTGGTAAATCAACTTTGATGCTTCAGACATTAGCCAATTTAGCTCGCACAGGTAATAAAGTTCTTTATATTTCTGGTGAAGAAAGTGTCGGCCAAACACAAATGCGCGCCAAACGTTTAGGAGCCGCATCAGAGAATCTTTTTTTAGCTAGTGAAACAAATCTCGATGTAATTCTTGAACTCGCAAAAAAAATTAATCCATTTATTGTAGTCATTGATTCAATTCAAACTGCTTTTTTACCCGCACTCCAATCTGCTCCGGGTTCTGTTTCTCAAGTTCGTGAATGCGCAGCTAAACTTATGTTTCTCGCAAAAACTGAAGGTGTTTCTGTATTTCTTGTTGGCCACATCACAAAAGATGGCAGCATCGCAGGGCCCAAAGTTTTAGAGCACATGGTCGATACAGTTATGAGTTTTGAAGGGGATCCCAATCACCAATATAGAATTTTAAGAGGAATCAAAAATCGTTTCGGCCCAGCAAATGAAATGGGTGTTTTTGAAATGACATCTGAAGGTTTAAAAGAAGTAGCTAACCCTTCAGAGCTTTTTTTATCTGAACGTGCTGAAGCCACACCGGGAAGTGCTGTGTTTTGCACTGTAGAAGGAACAAGACCTTATCTCGTAGAAGTACAAGCTCTCGCCACAAGAACCAATATGGCCATGCCAAGAAGAACATCATTAGGTTTTGATCCAAATCGTGTTCACTTGTTACTAGCAATTTTAGATAAACATTTAAAACTTGATCTCTATGCTCACGATGTCTTTGTTAATATCGCAGGTGGTGTGAAGATCAATGAACCTGCGGCAGATCTTGCCGTGGCCGCAGCACTACTTTCAAGTCTTAAGAATAATCCAATTACTAAAACAAATTGTTTTTTTGGTGAGTTAGGTTTAACAGGTGAAGTGCGTGGTGTAAGTTTTCCGGAATTGCGTTTAAAAGAAGCTTCTAAACTTGGTTTTGAAAAATTCTTTGCCCCACAAAACAATCATCGCCATCTTAAAAATGAAAAAGGTGCTGGGCAAATTGTTTGGCTTGAAAATATTAAAGATTTACAAAAACTCATTTGA
- a CDS encoding MarC family protein: protein MLEKIFNSFVPLFFAIDVIGILPMYIGMTRNIFVEKRNRIVNQASITAFFIGIGFVYLGKEVFHLLGITVPDFKIGGGILLLIIAILDLLFSDKAERGTNEKIETMGIVPIGMPLIIGPAVLTTLLLSVGTNGYNATLIAFIFNLLIVWLVFRYSEKVIRIIGEAGAIAIGKVFSLLLTAIAVMMIRVGITEMIAMVKAGG from the coding sequence ATGTTAGAGAAAATATTTAATTCATTTGTTCCGTTATTTTTTGCCATCGATGTCATCGGTATTTTGCCCATGTACATCGGAATGACCCGTAATATTTTTGTTGAAAAACGTAATCGCATTGTCAATCAAGCGTCAATTACGGCATTTTTTATTGGTATTGGCTTTGTATACTTGGGCAAAGAAGTTTTTCATCTTTTGGGTATCACAGTTCCTGATTTTAAAATTGGCGGTGGAATTTTACTTCTCATCATCGCAATTCTTGATCTTTTGTTTAGTGATAAAGCTGAAAGAGGAACCAATGAAAAAATAGAGACCATGGGAATCGTCCCGATTGGTATGCCCTTGATCATTGGCCCAGCAGTTTTAACTACACTTTTACTCAGCGTTGGTACCAATGGTTACAATGCCACCCTTATTGCATTTATTTTTAATCTTCTTATCGTTTGGCTCGTATTTAGATACTCTGAAAAAGTTATCAGAATTATTGGTGAAGCTGGAGCAATTGCTATAGGAAAAGTATTTTCACTTTTATTAACAGCAATTGCAGTCATGATGATTAGAGTGGGAATCACTGAAATGATTGCTATGGTCAAAGCTGGCGGTTAA
- a CDS encoding HNH endonuclease signature motif containing protein, with protein sequence MQLNNKDLVIHERALEVSKRYLKSESELITCLIEVDQNKISYKLDYSSLSDYARRALKLSDDTAQNFVTVARKAFLVPELKTAIDEGSLTVSKARKLTPVLNSVNQAHWLALAKSSSQKTIEKEVARVQPHSAIIEQAKYVSGDTLKVTSAYSEKVYKMLKRAQDLESRKAKKNLSVNETLEKILGAYLEKNDPVKRAELMVERRVEQRVDQRKDRLKSFQQDTNNPSENIDAASPKTRLKTNDQGDKNMNVMPKEKGFNEILHQRNNIPFHRSAISAPLKRQVILRDKDQCQHPYLDGSKCTNQRFTEIHHKIPISNGGQNQLTNLTTLCSGHHKVVHLN encoded by the coding sequence ATGCAACTGAATAACAAAGACTTGGTCATCCATGAGCGAGCCCTTGAAGTTTCAAAAAGATATTTAAAATCAGAGAGCGAACTTATCACTTGTCTAATCGAAGTCGATCAAAATAAAATCAGTTACAAGCTTGATTATTCAAGTTTAAGCGATTACGCAAGACGCGCTCTAAAGCTATCTGACGACACAGCTCAAAATTTTGTGACCGTGGCGCGTAAAGCATTTTTAGTTCCTGAACTTAAAACTGCCATAGATGAAGGATCACTTACAGTTTCTAAAGCTCGCAAATTAACTCCCGTTTTAAACTCCGTAAATCAAGCGCATTGGTTAGCGCTTGCAAAATCTTCATCTCAAAAAACAATAGAAAAAGAAGTGGCAAGAGTTCAGCCTCACTCAGCTATTATTGAACAAGCAAAGTATGTTTCAGGCGACACGCTTAAAGTTACAAGCGCTTATTCTGAAAAAGTTTATAAAATGCTTAAACGTGCGCAAGATCTTGAATCTCGAAAGGCTAAGAAAAATCTAAGTGTGAATGAAACGTTGGAGAAAATTTTAGGCGCGTATCTTGAAAAAAATGATCCAGTAAAAAGAGCGGAACTAATGGTTGAGCGAAGGGTGGAACAAAGGGTTGACCAAAGAAAAGACCGTCTTAAGTCGTTTCAGCAAGATACCAACAATCCATCTGAAAATATTGACGCAGCCTCTCCGAAAACCCGTCTTAAGACGAATGATCAAGGCGATAAAAATATGAATGTTATGCCTAAAGAAAAGGGGTTTAATGAAATCCTGCATCAGCGAAACAATATTCCATTTCATAGAAGCGCAATCTCTGCACCACTCAAGCGTCAAGTCATTCTCAGAGACAAGGATCAATGCCAACACCCGTATTTAGATGGCTCAAAATGCACTAATCAACGGTTCACTGAAATTCATCATAAAATACCAATTAGTAATGGCGGTCAAAATCAGCTCACAAATCTTACAACACTTTGTTCAGGGCACCATAAAGTCGTGCATTTAAATTAA